In Helicobacter bilis, a genomic segment contains:
- a CDS encoding cell division ATP-binding protein FtsE: protein MDTIIKAKQLCLGYKRTGLVIKNASFNIYPKDFVFISGASGSGKSTLLRSIYGNISVQEGELSVLHSNMKKISSHKLMLLRRKMGIVFQDYKLIQDWNVEKNIALPMIINKFPKTEIKTQAEKLLSHISLLHKANKYPQELSGGEQQRVALARAIAHRPRLILCDEPTGNLDDYSSDMIWGLLKSSNEQLNITIVVVTHRIPKHLNLKYRKIEIKEGLIHEYA, encoded by the coding sequence ATGGATACGATTATAAAAGCAAAGCAACTTTGTCTAGGCTATAAACGCACAGGGCTTGTGATAAAAAATGCAAGTTTCAATATATATCCCAAAGATTTTGTGTTTATTTCAGGTGCGAGTGGTAGCGGTAAAAGCACACTTTTGCGTTCCATTTATGGCAATATCAGCGTGCAAGAAGGTGAGCTTAGTGTTTTGCATTCTAATATGAAAAAGATTAGCAGTCATAAACTCATGCTTTTGCGGCGTAAAATGGGGATTGTTTTCCAAGATTATAAGCTTATACAAGATTGGAATGTAGAAAAAAATATCGCATTACCTATGATTATTAATAAATTTCCAAAAACAGAGATAAAAACCCAAGCAGAAAAATTACTCTCTCACATTAGCCTTTTACATAAAGCAAATAAATATCCGCAGGAATTAAGCGGTGGAGAGCAACAAAGAGTAGCTCTAGCAAGGGCGATCGCACATAGACCAAGGCTTATTCTCTGTGATGAGCCTACAGGGAATCTTGATGATTATTCTAGCGATATGATTTGGGGACTTTTGAAGTCATCAAACGAGCAATTAAACATTACAATAGTCGTTGTAACGCATAGAATCCCAAAGCATTTGAATCTAAAATATAGAAAAATAGAAATTAAAGAAGGTTTAATACATGAATACGCTTAA
- a CDS encoding FtsX-like permease family protein: MNTLKQHLSLLIPLITMLFSLQCLLILERIVANQERFITQKYAIGITAKKPISFDSVRKKIVEAKALTEINPKDSIAKLTKDINDTNLTNLTRQLPYFYSLSLEYFPSTERLSTIEAVLKKNPNVLSVDTFSKRHLENYTLLSFIKFSVITFAVILAVVSFMLMLKQIEIWRYVNKDKMEIMDIMGANIWIRNRSLFKLALIDSFLASFFIVILVFYIANLQITLETLQALNIGLNIFRIPPDFIKLFLAAFISSSCCVIFVILSKARA; the protein is encoded by the coding sequence ATGAATACGCTTAAACAACACCTATCATTACTTATACCGCTTATTACCATGCTTTTTAGTTTGCAATGTCTGCTTATTTTAGAGCGTATTGTAGCAAACCAAGAAAGATTTATTACACAAAAATATGCTATTGGAATCACGGCTAAAAAGCCCATTAGCTTTGATTCTGTGCGTAAAAAAATAGTTGAAGCAAAGGCATTAACAGAGATTAATCCAAAAGATTCTATTGCAAAACTTACAAAAGATATTAATGATACAAATCTTACAAATTTAACAAGGCAATTACCCTATTTTTATAGCTTAAGCTTAGAGTATTTTCCAAGCACAGAGAGATTAAGCACGATTGAAGCAGTGTTGAAAAAAAATCCTAATGTATTATCCGTTGATACTTTTTCAAAAAGGCATTTAGAAAACTATACTTTATTGAGTTTTATTAAGTTTAGCGTTATTACTTTTGCGGTGATTCTAGCAGTTGTTAGCTTTATGCTTATGTTAAAGCAAATTGAGATATGGCGTTATGTCAATAAGGATAAAATGGAGATTATGGATATTATGGGGGCAAATATTTGGATACGCAATAGAAGCTTATTTAAACTTGCCCTAATAGATTCATTTTTAGCAAGTTTCTTTATTGTTATCCTTGTGTTTTATATAGCAAATTTGCAAATCACACTTGAAACATTACAAGCATTAAATATAGGATTAAATATATTTCGCATTCCACCAGATTTTATAAAGCTATTTTTGGCTGCTTTCATATCATCTAGTTGCTGTGTTATATTTGTGATATTATCAAAGGCGCGTGCATGA
- a CDS encoding LapA family protein, whose translation MKIRYFFSFALLFLVLVGAYTFYISTDYYTLQNTLLVEFSITLPVALWICLPAVFLFVLALLFMGFASLVQKFKSMTLHRDIEKLFTQIQEQMLGNPVRERVFSNTELKTLSKTLQRFILLPDTKSHNTNYEKIDSIFNSFKEIEDGKNDPKIRLNPSHPLYNLNAKNAIKDDSQKAFDTLKQDFNKDFMGQNLYTQNSTQAIYDKAWEVLLNGQQKVLQKALNLDKNHLTYTTLLGLVKTCAKGNISIQKDMVIQTCKKVSMNEREYLGLAISVCELLRQDNINFWLSVFETLSKEVEQSVLAYFYILLEVGKTSEAMDLKQQYPKDDFLPVSAFSTLKEKGYPLLVFFDPLLYRARKQEKVPTENVAMKQIDYVNH comes from the coding sequence ATGAAGATTCGATATTTTTTTAGTTTTGCATTATTGTTTTTAGTGCTTGTTGGTGCTTATACATTCTATATTAGCACAGATTATTATACACTTCAAAATACGCTTTTAGTGGAGTTTAGTATAACTTTGCCTGTTGCATTATGGATATGTTTGCCTGCAGTATTTTTATTTGTGCTTGCCTTGCTTTTTATGGGCTTTGCATCACTTGTGCAAAAGTTTAAAAGCATGACTTTGCATAGAGATATTGAGAAGCTTTTCACTCAAATACAAGAACAAATGTTAGGGAATCCTGTAAGAGAGAGAGTATTTTCAAACACAGAGTTAAAGACACTTTCAAAGACTTTGCAGAGATTTATTTTATTACCCGATACAAAATCACATAACACAAACTATGAAAAGATAGATTCCATATTTAATAGCTTTAAAGAAATAGAAGATGGCAAAAATGATCCTAAAATACGCTTAAATCCAAGCCACCCACTCTATAATCTCAATGCAAAAAATGCTATCAAAGATGATTCTCAAAAAGCATTTGATACACTGAAACAAGACTTTAATAAAGATTTTATGGGGCAGAATCTTTATACACAAAACAGCACACAAGCAATTTATGATAAGGCATGGGAAGTTTTACTGAATGGGCAACAAAAAGTCTTGCAGAAGGCATTGAATCTAGATAAAAATCATCTCACATACACTACACTTCTAGGGCTTGTGAAAACATGTGCGAAAGGTAATATTAGCATACAAAAAGATATGGTAATACAAACATGCAAAAAAGTAAGCATGAATGAGAGAGAATATCTAGGATTAGCGATTTCTGTATGCGAATTATTACGACAAGATAATATTAATTTCTGGCTTAGTGTCTTTGAAACTTTAAGCAAAGAAGTAGAACAAAGCGTATTAGCCTACTTTTATATCTTGCTTGAAGTCGGCAAAACAAGCGAGGCAATGGACTTAAAACAGCAATATCCAAAAGATGACTTCCTGCCTGTGAGTGCATTTAGCACATTAAAAGAAAAAGGCTATCCATTACTTGTATTCTTTGACCCGCTTTTATATCGAGCAAGAAAGCAAGAAAAAGTGCCAACAGAAAATGTAGCTATGAAGCAAATAGATTATGTGAATCATTAG
- a CDS encoding TraR/DksA C4-type zinc finger protein, whose translation MRDEDLLSLRQTLEKRLEYLDGLSLNLHKSLQEMSALKLNENADIISTQSQLRFDDSMLERNQKEMKEISASLAKFDDGIYGICEMCEDEIGIERLQAKPHARFCINCREIYEKSEKQKERT comes from the coding sequence ATGCGTGATGAAGATTTGTTATCATTGAGACAAACATTAGAAAAACGATTAGAATATTTAGATGGATTAAGCTTAAACTTACATAAAAGCTTACAAGAGATGAGTGCGTTAAAACTCAATGAAAATGCAGATATTATCTCTACACAATCACAACTGCGATTTGATGATTCCATGTTAGAACGCAATCAAAAAGAGATGAAAGAAATCAGCGCGTCTCTTGCGAAGTTTGATGATGGAATCTATGGCATTTGTGAAATGTGTGAAGATGAAATTGGCATTGAGAGATTGCAGGCAAAACCGCATGCAAGATTCTGTATTAATTGTCGCGAGATTTATGAAAAAAGCGAAAAGCAAAAGGAGAGAACATGA
- a CDS encoding peroxiredoxin, whose translation MLVTRKAPDFTAPAVLANGSIVNDFELSKNLGKNGAVLFFWPKDFTFVCPSEIIAMDKRVKAFNERGVNVIGVSIDSDVVHFAWRNTPVNEGGIGQVSFPMVSDITKQISRDYDVLFGGAVALRGSFIIDENQIVRHATINDLPLGRNMDEYLRLVDAILFHKEHGEVCPAGWQKGDKGMKATAEGVKEYLSQNSAKL comes from the coding sequence ATGTTAGTAACAAGAAAAGCCCCAGATTTTACTGCTCCAGCTGTATTAGCAAATGGTAGTATTGTAAATGATTTTGAATTAAGTAAAAATTTAGGCAAAAATGGTGCAGTCCTATTTTTCTGGCCCAAAGACTTTACTTTTGTATGCCCTAGTGAAATCATCGCTATGGATAAGAGAGTGAAAGCTTTTAATGAACGCGGTGTGAATGTAATCGGTGTATCTATTGACTCTGATGTTGTGCATTTTGCATGGAGAAACACACCGGTAAATGAGGGTGGTATAGGACAAGTTAGCTTCCCTATGGTATCTGATATTACAAAGCAGATTTCAAGAGATTATGATGTGCTATTTGGCGGTGCGGTTGCATTACGCGGTAGCTTTATCATTGATGAGAATCAAATCGTGCGACATGCAACAATCAATGACTTGCCACTTGGTAGAAATATGGACGAATATTTGCGTTTAGTTGATGCGATTTTATTCCATAAAGAACACGGCGAAGTATGTCCTGCTGGCTGGCAAAAAGGTGATAAAGGTATGAAAGCTACAGCTGAAGGTGTTAAAGAATATCTTTCACAAAATAGTGCTAAACTTTAA
- a CDS encoding glycosyltransferase family 2 protein → MNIVIPMAGLGSRFAKAGFINPKPLIDVMGKPMIVRVLENLYYPNANYILIARNEYLAKTQQVIQELLPNMNVKLIGIDKITEGSVCTILYAHRYVNNDTPLLIANTDQIIEHNIADFINDCKQRELCGSILTFEDKEKNPKWSFAKIQNNLVVEVKEKVAISTHATVGIYLFMRGKLFVDSAIDMIIANERVNNEFYTCPVYNYAIKSGAKIGIYNIESNAMHGIGTPEDLALYEEYCKNKRL, encoded by the coding sequence ATGAATATTGTTATCCCTATGGCTGGGCTTGGTTCTCGCTTTGCAAAGGCTGGGTTTATAAATCCAAAACCGCTCATTGATGTAATGGGTAAGCCAATGATTGTGCGTGTTTTAGAGAATCTTTATTATCCAAATGCAAACTATATTCTCATCGCACGAAATGAATATCTAGCAAAGACACAACAGGTTATACAAGAGTTACTGCCCAATATGAATGTAAAACTTATTGGTATAGATAAGATTACAGAAGGCAGTGTTTGCACGATTTTATATGCACATAGATATGTGAATAACGATACACCACTACTCATTGCAAACACCGATCAAATCATAGAGCACAATATCGCTGATTTTATTAATGATTGTAAGCAAAGAGAGCTTTGTGGCTCTATACTCACTTTTGAGGACAAAGAGAAAAATCCAAAATGGTCATTTGCAAAAATACAAAATAATTTAGTTGTAGAAGTGAAAGAAAAAGTGGCTATCTCTACACATGCTACCGTTGGGATTTATCTTTTTATGCGCGGAAAGTTGTTTGTTGATAGTGCGATTGATATGATTATAGCAAATGAACGCGTTAATAACGAGTTTTATACTTGTCCTGTTTATAATTACGCAATAAAATCTGGTGCAAAAATCGGAATCTATAATATAGAATCTAACGCCATGCATGGTATTGGCACACCTGAAGATCTAGCCTTGTATGAAGAGTATTGTAAAAATAAGAGACTTTAA
- a CDS encoding 23S rRNA (pseudouridine(1915)-N(3))-methyltransferase RlmH, with the protein MQYYSKACKGFGATLSFFNMFNKRIQEAQKQDFNIAKQSYTMAFSKYLDKQSVLLDAEGEKLTSIGFSRMIESYSTQSGIIKFFIAGAFGFEKEVLKQHKTISLSTLTFSHEIAKIVLLEQIYRSLSIINKHPYHKL; encoded by the coding sequence ATGCAGTATTATAGCAAGGCTTGCAAGGGTTTTGGTGCTACACTAAGCTTTTTTAATATGTTTAATAAACGCATACAAGAAGCACAAAAGCAAGATTTTAATATCGCAAAGCAAAGCTATACAATGGCATTTTCTAAATACCTTGATAAGCAAAGCGTTTTACTTGATGCAGAGGGAGAAAAGCTTACTTCAATAGGATTTAGTCGCATGATAGAATCTTATAGCACACAAAGTGGCATTATAAAATTTTTTATTGCAGGGGCATTTGGCTTTGAAAAAGAAGTATTAAAACAGCATAAAACAATCAGTCTAAGCACATTAACTTTTAGCCACGAAATTGCAAAAATTGTGCTTTTAGAGCAGATTTATCGCTCACTGAGTATTATCAATAAACACCCATACCATAAGCTTTAG
- a CDS encoding fibronectin type III domain-containing protein translates to MIYVYRQCLIMLFLLLHVVVFSACSSSKIFSFIGIKDEIDPNLPVVKTFRALPDVTSVGFEWKTPEDTTNIDGYVIYRENKKKEFETIAVIKNAFSTHYYDDKLEPQTEYTYAIAAVGKDSKVSKKSTPLKVKTSFIDPVSFVYASQDYAQKIKIFWSPSPNPIVKNYIIEKQEKKGKFIAIGSTTNRMLVEFFDRNIENGAEHTYRVIAQSHDGTKSVPSQLVVGKTRALPPVVAGIKTTQNRLREIWLEWDKSDSKDVIGYNVYVSNTLNDNYRKIAFVTRESYTDKIDSHGAIRYYKVSAIDKYKLESNLQENGVGGQTLPPPLAPNLTKGAIENTSAIIAWEGASDNRSTSYIVYRSGSDGTNNKFNQEQNTSFTDRSIKEGVSYTYHVVGVDKYGIESTRSRQVTLQLAPQPAAPNIPVLQPAQPVSPEPQNANTAKQDSTKK, encoded by the coding sequence ATGATTTATGTATATAGACAATGCCTTATTATGTTATTTTTATTATTGCATGTAGTGGTATTTTCTGCATGTTCAAGTTCAAAAATCTTTAGTTTTATTGGTATAAAAGATGAGATAGACCCTAATTTACCTGTGGTTAAAACCTTTCGCGCATTGCCTGATGTAACCTCTGTTGGCTTTGAGTGGAAAACACCAGAAGATACGACAAATATTGATGGCTATGTGATTTATCGCGAGAATAAAAAGAAGGAATTTGAGACAATCGCTGTTATAAAAAATGCCTTTTCAACGCATTATTATGATGATAAGCTAGAACCACAAACTGAATATACCTATGCGATTGCTGCGGTAGGAAAAGATTCTAAAGTATCAAAGAAAAGCACACCACTAAAAGTAAAAACTTCTTTTATAGATCCTGTGAGCTTTGTATATGCCTCGCAAGATTACGCACAAAAGATTAAGATTTTTTGGAGTCCTAGTCCAAATCCTATTGTAAAGAACTATATTATTGAAAAGCAAGAGAAAAAGGGGAAGTTCATTGCCATTGGTTCGACAACAAATCGCATGTTAGTAGAATTTTTTGATAGAAATATAGAAAATGGAGCAGAGCATACCTACAGAGTTATAGCACAAAGTCATGATGGCACAAAATCTGTGCCAAGTCAGCTAGTAGTCGGCAAAACAAGGGCATTGCCGCCTGTTGTAGCAGGCATTAAGACCACGCAAAATAGATTGCGTGAAATTTGGCTAGAATGGGATAAAAGTGATTCCAAAGATGTGATTGGCTACAATGTGTATGTATCAAATACTCTAAATGATAATTATAGAAAAATCGCTTTTGTAACAAGGGAATCTTATACTGACAAGATAGATTCACACGGGGCTATAAGATATTATAAAGTCAGTGCGATTGATAAATATAAACTGGAATCAAACTTGCAAGAAAATGGCGTTGGCGGACAGACACTTCCACCACCACTCGCTCCAAACCTAACAAAAGGTGCGATAGAAAATACAAGTGCAATAATCGCATGGGAAGGGGCAAGTGATAATCGTTCAACGAGCTATATTGTATATCGTAGTGGCAGTGATGGCACAAACAATAAATTTAATCAAGAACAAAATACAAGCTTTACAGATAGAAGTATAAAAGAGGGTGTAAGCTATACCTATCATGTTGTCGGTGTGGATAAATATGGTATAGAATCTACTCGAAGCAGACAAGTTACCCTGCAACTTGCACCACAACCAGCAGCACCAAATATACCAGTTTTACAACCAGCACAACCTGTATCGCCAGAGCCACAAAATGCAAATACAGCTAAGCAAGATTCAACAAAAAAGTAG
- a CDS encoding RluA family pseudouridine synthase, which yields MELLYHFCILHDYMRLDNALQEILKISRSQASQWIESNLVKMNEKNTKKSQILKKGTCIEIYTIKNTSKAINTDELIQGLDIEVIHENSDYLILNKPRNLVVHHAPSVKEVTLTDYLSAKNYELSTINGEMRFGIVHRLDKDTSGAILVAKNNASHLRFAEMLQNRTMGRIYICVINKALQHNTFVECYMGRNPNNRLKMAKLDKEKYPFARDSKSEFRKIMESKNGVFELIGVRLFSGRTHQIRVHLSTLQRYIYGDMLYSPENLKSTYKTKMLLHAQLLYFDGNVFSAKIPKDLLKFLNENFINYESKLEAFLSQWQDELRKIARN from the coding sequence ATGGAATTGCTGTATCATTTTTGTATTTTACATGATTATATGCGGCTTGATAACGCATTGCAAGAGATTCTAAAGATTTCACGCTCACAAGCTAGTCAATGGATAGAATCTAATCTTGTAAAAATGAATGAAAAAAATACAAAAAAATCACAGATTCTAAAAAAAGGCACTTGTATTGAAATCTATACAATAAAAAATACTTCAAAAGCAATAAACACAGATGAGTTAATACAGGGGCTAGATATAGAAGTGATACATGAAAATAGCGATTATCTTATCCTTAATAAGCCAAGAAATCTAGTCGTCCATCATGCCCCAAGTGTGAAAGAAGTTACACTCACTGATTATTTAAGCGCAAAAAATTATGAATTATCAACGATTAATGGAGAAATGAGGTTTGGTATCGTGCATAGGCTTGATAAGGATACAAGCGGTGCGATTTTAGTAGCAAAGAATAATGCTAGTCATTTGCGTTTTGCTGAAATGCTGCAAAATCGCACAATGGGTAGAATCTATATCTGCGTGATTAATAAAGCCTTGCAACATAACACTTTTGTGGAATGCTATATGGGGAGAAATCCTAATAATCGCTTGAAAATGGCAAAGCTTGATAAAGAAAAATATCCATTCGCAAGAGATTCTAAAAGTGAGTTTAGAAAGATTATGGAGAGTAAAAATGGGGTATTTGAGCTTATTGGTGTGCGGCTTTTTAGCGGTAGGACACATCAAATACGGGTGCATTTAAGCACACTGCAACGCTATATCTATGGTGATATGCTCTATAGCCCAGAGAATCTAAAAAGCACATATAAGACAAAAATGCTACTACACGCACAGCTACTTTATTTTGATGGAAATGTTTTTAGTGCAAAAATACCCAAAGATTTGCTAAAATTCCTAAATGAAAATTTTATTAACTATGAAAGTAAGCTAGAAGCATTTTTATCTCAATGGCAAGATGAATTAAGAAAAATTGCAAGAAACTAG
- the purD gene encoding phosphoribosylamine--glycine ligase, which yields MQNSYNTLQSINVLIIGNGGREYSIALALQQDKKVNKIFFTPENPAATLFFNAGHFSYKNHDELLTHIKAHNIDFVIIGPEAPLMQGVSDFLESHNILVFGPSYANARLEGSKAYMKSFIHKLNIPTARYKEITLKNIEIGYSFIDALPLPIVLKASGLCGGKGVLILDSKEEAKKQLLLMLEGKLFGDAGKEVVIEEFLDGYELSVFALSNGNDYVVLPACQDHKRLFDNDKGPNTGGMGAYTNLPQKLYNKVLEEKIKDRILTPTFNALKENNTPYKGVIFAGIMVVKNEPYLLEYNVRFGDPECEVLMPLLKTSALELMYSYAKGESLESILFNDICVVCVVMTSSDYAQDSKSSDYPAKITFNDINPKDINTEYGHLVFANTSLKDSVLHANSGRSIVAIGKGKSLQEARDNAYRLVEKIDFKGKHYRKDIAYQALQ from the coding sequence TTGCAAAACTCATATAATACACTACAATCAATCAATGTTTTAATTATCGGCAATGGTGGACGAGAATACAGCATAGCCCTTGCCTTGCAGCAAGATAAAAAAGTAAATAAAATCTTTTTCACTCCAGAGAATCCAGCCGCAACGCTATTTTTCAATGCAGGACATTTTAGCTATAAAAACCATGATGAGTTATTAACACATATAAAAGCACATAATATAGACTTTGTTATCATAGGACCAGAAGCCCCACTCATGCAAGGTGTGAGTGATTTTTTAGAATCTCATAATATTTTAGTTTTTGGTCCAAGTTATGCAAACGCAAGGCTTGAAGGCTCAAAGGCTTATATGAAAAGCTTTATTCATAAGCTAAACATTCCTACCGCAAGATATAAGGAAATCACATTAAAAAATATAGAGATAGGATATAGCTTTATAGACGCCCTGCCCTTACCTATCGTGCTTAAAGCAAGCGGACTTTGTGGTGGTAAAGGTGTATTGATACTAGATTCTAAAGAAGAGGCAAAGAAGCAATTATTACTTATGCTAGAGGGCAAACTCTTTGGTGATGCAGGGAAAGAAGTCGTTATTGAAGAGTTTTTAGATGGTTATGAGTTATCCGTATTTGCTTTAAGTAATGGGAATGATTATGTCGTATTACCAGCATGTCAAGACCATAAAAGATTATTTGATAATGATAAAGGACCAAATACAGGTGGCATGGGTGCTTATACAAACCTGCCTCAAAAACTCTATAATAAAGTTTTAGAAGAAAAGATTAAAGATAGGATTCTAACTCCAACCTTTAACGCACTAAAAGAGAATAACACACCCTATAAAGGCGTAATATTTGCAGGGATTATGGTGGTAAAAAATGAGCCATACTTACTTGAATATAATGTGCGTTTTGGCGATCCAGAATGCGAAGTCTTAATGCCGCTTTTAAAGACTTCAGCCCTAGAGCTTATGTATAGCTATGCTAAGGGTGAGAGTTTAGAGTCGATTCTCTTTAATGATATTTGTGTTGTATGCGTGGTAATGACTAGTAGCGATTACGCACAAGATTCTAAATCAAGCGATTATCCAGCAAAAATAACTTTTAATGATATAAATCCAAAAGACATAAATACAGAATATGGACATCTCGTATTTGCAAATACAAGCTTAAAAGATTCTGTATTACATGCAAATAGCGGAAGAAGCATAGTTGCCATTGGTAAAGGCAAAAGCCTACAAGAAGCCAGAGATAATGCTTATAGACTTGTAGAAAAGATAGATTTTAAAGGCAAACATTACAGAAAAGACATTGCGTATCAAGCCTTGCAGTAG
- the trmB gene encoding tRNA (guanosine(46)-N7)-methyltransferase TrmB: MFFIRCVKRANDFLYKVDKITRPSNLLFIKKVLQFIASHLNVITHNLNQTQNKHTRGMQLGYLVNLERLSTLTPDYIEIGFGSGRHILDLAKKNPQKLILGFEIHTPSVRQVINAIELYNLENLFICDFDARLGIQALSKKSVETIFLHFPVPWNKAKHRRVFHREFLENSFRILKDTGHINLRSDDYEYVLDSMKEAMSADFTHFEILKNRDIDIVSKYEARWSNMKKDIYEMRIFQHDFRQQNHDSLEGVFSLPSLERKVDSINTRNQEIQNLDSKNMRPKPCPDLVENLESTTNCHVERSETSNTESTRDFSCLRTQNDKKLDLTKNTDSINNKSQAIQNLDSKTYILNQNLESNLCHVERSETSNIESTRDCTQDSKMESKKDFSPFSKAQNDKFPDSNTTQHNKILESLCNKKWIQDSIFISIGDIYSTQSSTNENISIANLTFGSFYMPFNTYLILDSNHKLHYLKKPLSIRSHLQAHKFLCKILQEAIESASITLDSKQDSNKLESTKKDSIKTAN; the protein is encoded by the coding sequence ATGTTTTTTATACGATGTGTGAAAAGGGCAAATGATTTTTTATATAAGGTTGATAAAATCACGCGTCCTAGCAATCTTTTATTCATTAAAAAAGTATTGCAATTTATCGCATCTCATCTTAATGTAATTACACATAATTTAAATCAAACGCAAAATAAGCATACAAGAGGTATGCAGTTGGGTTATTTAGTGAATCTTGAAAGACTTTCTACATTAACGCCAGATTATATTGAAATAGGTTTTGGTAGTGGGCGACATATCCTTGATTTAGCGAAGAAAAATCCACAGAAACTAATTTTGGGCTTTGAGATTCATACACCTTCAGTAAGACAGGTTATAAATGCGATAGAATTATATAATTTAGAGAATCTTTTTATCTGTGATTTTGATGCAAGGCTTGGCATTCAAGCCTTAAGTAAGAAAAGCGTAGAGACCATATTCCTGCATTTTCCAGTCCCTTGGAATAAGGCAAAGCATAGAAGAGTATTTCACAGAGAATTTTTAGAAAATAGTTTTAGAATCTTAAAGGATACAGGGCATATCAATCTGCGTAGTGATGACTATGAATATGTGTTAGATAGTATGAAAGAAGCGATGAGTGCGGATTTTACGCATTTTGAGATTCTAAAAAATAGAGATATAGATATTGTGAGTAAATATGAGGCAAGATGGAGTAATATGAAAAAGGATATTTATGAAATGCGTATTTTCCAGCATGATTTTAGACAGCAAAATCATGATAGCCTTGAGGGCGTGTTTTCTTTACCGAGTTTAGAAAGAAAAGTAGATTCTATAAATACTAGAAATCAAGAAATACAGAATCTAGATTCTAAAAACATGCGCCCTAAACCCTGCCCAGATTTGGTAGAAAATCTAGAATCTACAACAAATTGTCATGTTGAGCGTAGCGAAACATCTAATACAGAATCTACAAGGGATTTTTCGTGCTTACGCACTCAAAATGACAAGAAGCTAGACTTAACTAAAAACACAGATTCCATAAACAATAAAAGCCAAGCAATACAGAATCTAGATTCTAAAACTTACATATTAAACCAAAATTTAGAATCTAATCTTTGTCATGTTGAGCGTAGCGAAACATCTAATATAGAATCTACAAGGGATTGTACGCAAGATTCTAAAATGGAATCTAAAAAAGATTTTTCGCCTTTTTCAAAGGCTCAAAATGACAAGTTTCCAGATTCTAACACAACACAACACAACAAAATTCTAGAATCCCTATGCAATAAAAAATGGATACAAGATTCTATATTCATTAGTATCGGCGATATATACTCCACGCAATCTAGTACAAATGAAAATATAAGCATTGCTAATCTTACTTTTGGTAGCTTTTATATGCCTTTTAATACTTATTTAATCCTAGATTCTAATCATAAATTACATTATCTAAAAAAGCCCTTATCTATCCGCTCTCATTTACAAGCACACAAATTTTTATGTAAAATATTGCAAGAAGCCATAGAATCTGCTTCTATCACGCTAGATTCTAAGCAAGATTCCAATAAACTAGAATCTACTAAAAAAGATTCTATAAAAACAGCAAACTAG